The Candidatus Synechococcus calcipolaris G9 nucleotide sequence TCTTGGACGAGGTACTTGTTGGCGGGATCCATCATGAATTCCACCAAGGCCTTCACCTCAGGGCGATCGGCGACCGTGGTTTTCACATAGAAAAATTCTGGCCGGGCTAGGGGTTGGTAACTGCCATCGCCGATGGTGGCTTCACTGGGTTCAACGCAGCCTTTGCCATTGTCAATGCCCACCAGTTTGAGTTTGTCAGCATTTTCAATGTAGTAGGCGTAGCCAAAATAACCAAACCCTCCCTTATCACCGGCAATGCCTAGGACTAAAACGTTATCATCCTCACTGGCGGTAAAGTCACCCCGACTCATGGCGGATTTACCCATGACCGCTTCGGTAAAGTAGTCAAAGGTACCGGAGTCCGTTCCTGGGGCATAGAGAGCGAGGGCTTGATCGGGAAATTTGGGATCAATTTGTTTCCAATTTGTGATCTTTCCTTGGGCTGCGGGTTCCCAAGCTTTTTTCAACTGCTCAACGGTCATACAGGTAGCCCAGGTATTTTCTGGGTTCACCACCACCGAAAGGCCATCGTAGGCAATGGGCATTTCAATATATTCAATACCCGCTTTTTCGCATTCCTCAATTTCTTCTGCTTTAATCGGTCGGGATGCGTTAGAAATATCCGTTTCGCCAGCGCAAAACTTCTTAAATCCTCCCCCCGTACCGGAAGCATCCAGGGAAATAGAAACACCGGGATGAACCTTATTAAATTCTTCTGCCATCGCTTCGGCAATGGGAAACACCGTACTGGAACCGTCAATGACAATACTGCCGCTCAATCCAGAATCAGCTTGTCCACCATTCCCCCCAGAGGAATCCGAGTTCTCTCCCCCACAACTAGCCAAGGCCAGGGAAGCCAAGGCTACAATGACTAGCATTGATTTCTTTGTTTTCAGCATAATAATGCGATCACCATAAAAATAATCAGCTTGGCGATGAAAGACTGTGCATCATCACAACGGTCTCTAAGCTCATTATTCCTATCTGTTAATGCTTGTCAAGAAAAAGTGTATTTCAGATTACAAACCCAGACCAAAAGATTATTCGGGAGTTGGATCGGTTAAGTCTTAAGACAGCGATCGCCGCATTATCTGGTAAATCTCAGGCGGTGGGGATCGTTAAGCGTTTCCGTAAAGAATTAGCCCGCCGCTTGGCGATCGCATTGTTGGCATCATACTTGAGGGTCTGCTCGTAGGATTCTAGGGCCGGCTGACTCAGGTTTTTCTTTTCGTAGGCATGGCCCAGATTATTGGAGGCCGTGACGTAGGTGGGCTGATTTTTTAGGGCATCTTTGTAGTAGCGAATAGCCAAATCGTACTGTTCCTGAATGAAGTAGGCATAGCCCAAGGCATTAAAAATGGGAGCGGTAAAGGTTTCTCCCTCAGCTTCCGCCGCCTTCAGGGCCTTTTGAAAAAGGGGGATCGCCTGGACAGCCAGTTTTTTGTTAAGATAAATGCTCCCTAACTCAAAGTATTCCTGGGCAGTGCCGGGTTCTTTTTTTAATTTGCCTTGTAAACGGGATAAACTGGTTTCAATCCGACGGGTGCGAAAGATTTGTTTCACCACAAACCAGCCAGCGATCGCCAAGATAACTACTAACACTGACAAATAAATTGCTGGCAACGAACTATCCATACCTGTTTAACCCCATACCTCTTTAAGCTTATTTAAGCGTGCAGCATACCTCACCTATCTAGCCTATCGGACTTTTTGCCTTTGCGTCATGGATCTCGGCTAATTAATTTATGGATAACGGATATAAAATTCTCAGTGATAACCGTCAAGCTCGCTATCTTTACGAAATTCTTGACACCTACGAGTGCGGCATTGCCCTAGTGGGAACCGAGGTCAAGTCCATCCGGGCTGGCAAGGTGAACCTGCGGGATGGTTTTGCCCGACTGCGGGATGGGGAAGTTTGGCTGATGAATGTCCATATTTCCCCCCACAGCAGCACCAACCAAGTCTACAATCACGATCCGCGCCGGAGTCGAAAACTGCTGCTCCACCGTCAGGAAATTCGTCGCTTGATTGGCAAAATTGAGCAAAAGGGCCTGACCCTCGTACCCCTGAAAATGTACCTAAAAAAAGGTCGGGTCAAGGTAGAAATTGCCATTGCCCGTGGTAAAAAACTTCACGATAAACGCCAAGACCTGAAGAAGAAGCAAGATCAACGGGAAATGGAGCGGGCCTTGAAACACAATAACTAGGCTGAAACTAAGATAATGCCTATCGTCAATTTCCCAGAAATTGTTTTTCTGACCCTTGCGTAGCCAACAGTATAAGGGCTAACATCAATAAAATTTACGTTTCCTTAGGCTCGCCATCGTGTTTAATGGTCTTCCTCGGTTAAGCCAGTACTTACGTCAGAAACTACGCTATGGGGCGATCGCCCTAGTTACGCTCCTATTGGTGATCATTTCAGGGTTGTTTTCTTCCTTCTCGGCCCAAACGGTTCCCTCACCCCTAACCATGGCCACATCCGCCGATTATCGTCCCTTTGAATTCCATGACACCTCTACCGGCAGAGATGAAATTGTTGGCTTTGATATAGATGTCGCTAGAAATATCAGTCAACAACTGGGCTTTGAGTTAAACATTGTGGATATGGACTTCAGCGGTTTGATTCCGGCCCTACAGAGTGGCCGGGCTGATTTTGTCATGGCTGGGATGACCCCCACCCCAGAACGGCAGCAAAATGCTGATTTTTCTATACTTTACTTTAATGTTAAAAACACGATTTTGAGTAAAAAGGGGAGTCCCTTTACCACCCTAGAAAGCTTACAGGGCAAGTCTGTTGGTGCCCTCCTCGGCAGTACCCAGCAGGATTTGGCTAATACCATTCCCCAAGTCACCGTTAAGGTTTACAACAAAGTTACCGATGCTATCCAAGATGTCATTGCCGGCCGGATTCAGGCAGCCTTGGTGGAGGAATTTTTTGCTAAGGGCTATGTAGTTGCCGATCCCAACCTGATGTATACCATCATCCCCGGCAAGGATAGTGGCTATGCCATTGCTTTTCCCCAAGGTTCTACCCTCGTGGAACCCTTTAACCGGGCAATTACCAACATGAAACAGGACGGCACGATCGCCCGACTGGAGAAAAAATGGTTAGATGCCCAAACGAAACCAGAGGCCTGGACGACTCAACGGATCATGGCTTCGGTCATGTACATGCTGGGGGGAATTCCCGTCACCCTCGCCTTTACAGCCGTCTCTGCCATCTTTGGCTTTATCTGGGCAATTATCCTAGTTTTAGCGAAAATCTCTGTCCTCAAACCCCTCCGCTGGTTGGCCAACGCCTACACCTCCATTTTTCGCGGTACGCCCCTGATTTTGCAAATTGCCCTAGTCTACTTTGCCACCCCCCAACTCACGGGTTACGATATTCCCGCCTTTCAAGCCGGGGTGATTGCCTTTGCCCTCAATTCCGGGGCCTATATCTCGGAAACCCTTCGCAGTGGCATTCTCTCTGTGGATAAGGGGCAGCGGGAAGCCGCCATGTCCTTGGGGGTTCCCTATCGGCAAATGATGAGCGATATTATTATGCCTCAGGCGATTAAAAATATTTTACCGGCCCTAGCCAATGAGCTAATTAACCTGCTCAAGGACTCGGCCCTAGTTTCTACCATTGGGGCTGCGGATCTATTGCGCCGAGCCAATGTGGTGGGGGCAGAAACCTATTTATACTTCCAGCCCTTAATCTTTGTGGGCGTGATTTATTACCTGATGGTGATGGTGTTGACGATCGCCACCTCCGTACTTGAAAAAAGGATGCAACGCAGTGCTTAAAATAGAAAATCTCTATAAATCCTTTGGTTCCCTGGATGTCCTTAAGGGGATTAGCACAGAAATTGACAAAGGGGAAGTGGTTGTCATGCTTGGGCCATCGGGTTCCGGTAAGTCCACTTTTCTGCGCTGCTTAAATCGCCTAGAAGACCCCACCTCGGGCCATATTTATTTTAAGGACAAGGATATTTTGCATCCCAAAACTGATATTCGCAAAATACGCCAAAATCTGGTCATGGTCTTTCAGCACTTCAACCTATTTCCCCACATGACGGTTTTGGAAAATGTGACCTACGCTCCCATCAATGTGAAGGGGATTGGCAAAGATCAGGCGGCAACCCTGGGCCAAGACTTACTAGAGCGGGTGGGGCTAGGAACCAAATCAGATGTCTATCCTGCCAAACTATCGGGGGGGCAAAAACAACGGGTGGCGATCGCCCGCGCCCTGGCCATGGAACCAGAAATGGTTTTATTTGATGAACCCACCTCGGCTTTAGATCCAGAGATGGTGAAAGAAGTTCTAGACGTGATGCGGGATCTAGCGCATAGTGGCATGACCATGGCCATTGTCACCCACGAGATGAACTTTGCCCGTCAGGTGGCTAGTCGCATCCTATTTTTGCACAATGGTCAACTGGCCGAAGATACCACCCCCGAAGCCTTTTTTAGCCATCCCCAATGCGATCGGGCCCGACAGTTTTTAGACCGAATGCTGTAAAAATTTGCCTGCGGGGAACGGATTCTCTCTGGTATCCTCAAAGGCAATTAGGACTCTTCGGGGACATCTCACTGCTATGGCTAGAAAACCCTTTCATTTTTTTCGAGCCGAACCTCCGGCCAACGTTGAGATTCCCCCTGAGGAAGACGATGACGATAACTATCTGGACTACTTCTATGATGAACAGGGAACACTCCCCGGCACCCTAACCATTGAAGCCGATGCGCCAATTCCCGATATTATTTTGATTGAGTACGACAAAGATCGAGCGGTTCGCCTCAACCTGGATAGCCCAGAGGCCTTCATTCCCTACCTAGAAACCCCCACTGTCTCATGGATTGATGTTCAGGGGTTGGGCGATGAAAATGTTTTGCAACGCCTAGGTCGAGTTTTTGGCCTGCATCCGATTGTTTTAGAAGATATTGTCAATGTTCCCCAACGCCCCAAAGTTGAAGATCATGATCACCAACTACTCCTGATTACGCGGATGGTCACACCCAAGGAGGATGGGCGGGGCTTTTATACTGAGCAGGTTAGCCTGGTTTTAGGAAAAAGTTACCTGTTAACGGTGCAAGAAGAGCCGACCCGTGACTGTTTTGATCTAGTTCGTCAGCGAATTCGCACCAATCGTGGCACCATTCGCCAAAATGGTTGTGATTATCTTCTCTATGCTTTGATTGATGCTATTATCGATGGTTTTTTTCCGGTGCTAGAAGACTACGGCGAACGGATTGAACTCCTCGAAGATGAAGTTGTTGCCAACCCTAGCCGCGAGACCCTAGAAGAAGTACATCAGATTCGCCGGGAACTGTTGGCCCTAAGGCGAGCCATTTGGCCCCAGCGAGATGCTCTCAATGCCATGATCCGCGATCGCAGTGAGTTACTCTCCGATGATGTGCAAATTTATTTGCGGGATTGCTACGATCATGCAATTCAAGTCTTAGATATGGTTGAAACCTATCGGGAATTA carries:
- a CDS encoding PstS family phosphate ABC transporter substrate-binding protein; its protein translation is MLVIVALASLALASCGGENSDSSGGNGGQADSGLSGSIVIDGSSTVFPIAEAMAEEFNKVHPGVSISLDASGTGGGFKKFCAGETDISNASRPIKAEEIEECEKAGIEYIEMPIAYDGLSVVVNPENTWATCMTVEQLKKAWEPAAQGKITNWKQIDPKFPDQALALYAPGTDSGTFDYFTEAVMGKSAMSRGDFTASEDDNVLVLGIAGDKGGFGYFGYAYYIENADKLKLVGIDNGKGCVEPSEATIGDGSYQPLARPEFFYVKTTVADRPEVKALVEFMMDPANKYLVQEVGYVPMPDKVTTLAMDRYNEGIPGSLFVGRSPVGLSLADILAAKTDEAAAATPASQ
- the smpB gene encoding SsrA-binding protein SmpB — its product is MDNGYKILSDNRQARYLYEILDTYECGIALVGTEVKSIRAGKVNLRDGFARLRDGEVWLMNVHISPHSSTNQVYNHDPRRSRKLLLHRQEIRRLIGKIEQKGLTLVPLKMYLKKGRVKVEIAIARGKKLHDKRQDLKKKQDQREMERALKHNN
- a CDS encoding tetratricopeptide repeat protein; translation: MDSSLPAIYLSVLVVILAIAGWFVVKQIFRTRRIETSLSRLQGKLKKEPGTAQEYFELGSIYLNKKLAVQAIPLFQKALKAAEAEGETFTAPIFNALGYAYFIQEQYDLAIRYYKDALKNQPTYVTASNNLGHAYEKKNLSQPALESYEQTLKYDANNAIAKRRANSLRKRLTIPTA
- a CDS encoding amino acid ABC transporter ATP-binding protein gives rise to the protein MLKIENLYKSFGSLDVLKGISTEIDKGEVVVMLGPSGSGKSTFLRCLNRLEDPTSGHIYFKDKDILHPKTDIRKIRQNLVMVFQHFNLFPHMTVLENVTYAPINVKGIGKDQAATLGQDLLERVGLGTKSDVYPAKLSGGQKQRVAIARALAMEPEMVLFDEPTSALDPEMVKEVLDVMRDLAHSGMTMAIVTHEMNFARQVASRILFLHNGQLAEDTTPEAFFSHPQCDRARQFLDRML
- a CDS encoding ABC transporter substrate-binding protein/permease, which translates into the protein MFNGLPRLSQYLRQKLRYGAIALVTLLLVIISGLFSSFSAQTVPSPLTMATSADYRPFEFHDTSTGRDEIVGFDIDVARNISQQLGFELNIVDMDFSGLIPALQSGRADFVMAGMTPTPERQQNADFSILYFNVKNTILSKKGSPFTTLESLQGKSVGALLGSTQQDLANTIPQVTVKVYNKVTDAIQDVIAGRIQAALVEEFFAKGYVVADPNLMYTIIPGKDSGYAIAFPQGSTLVEPFNRAITNMKQDGTIARLEKKWLDAQTKPEAWTTQRIMASVMYMLGGIPVTLAFTAVSAIFGFIWAIILVLAKISVLKPLRWLANAYTSIFRGTPLILQIALVYFATPQLTGYDIPAFQAGVIAFALNSGAYISETLRSGILSVDKGQREAAMSLGVPYRQMMSDIIMPQAIKNILPALANELINLLKDSALVSTIGAADLLRRANVVGAETYLYFQPLIFVGVIYYLMVMVLTIATSVLEKRMQRSA
- the corA gene encoding magnesium/cobalt transporter CorA, producing the protein MARKPFHFFRAEPPANVEIPPEEDDDDNYLDYFYDEQGTLPGTLTIEADAPIPDIILIEYDKDRAVRLNLDSPEAFIPYLETPTVSWIDVQGLGDENVLQRLGRVFGLHPIVLEDIVNVPQRPKVEDHDHQLLLITRMVTPKEDGRGFYTEQVSLVLGKSYLLTVQEEPTRDCFDLVRQRIRTNRGTIRQNGCDYLLYALIDAIIDGFFPVLEDYGERIELLEDEVVANPSRETLEEVHQIRRELLALRRAIWPQRDALNAMIRDRSELLSDDVQIYLRDCYDHAIQVLDMVETYRELAASLMDVYLSSVGNKMNEIMKLLTIISTIFIPLTFIVGVYGMNFNPEASPLNMPELNWYWGYPACWAVMIGISAFLFGYFWRQGWFKNFSSVDD